Proteins from one Pontibacter korlensis genomic window:
- a CDS encoding 30S ribosomal protein THX, with protein MGKGDKKSRKGKIAKGTFGKKRTRKAYNLKAKPTDKEANS; from the coding sequence ATGGGAAAAGGAGATAAGAAATCCAGAAAAGGCAAGATTGCTAAAGGTACTTTTGGCAAAAAGCGTACACGCAAGGCTTACAACCTAAAGGCAAAACCAACCGACAAGGAGGCTAATTCATAA
- a CDS encoding group III truncated hemoglobin has protein sequence MTTAHIKKDITSTEDIKLLIDPFYDSVNEDELLAPIFNQVAKVDWQHHLPTMYSFWGSLLIGGIAYNGRPFPKHLNLPINKEHFARWISLFTQTVDELFEGTKAEEAKLKAHSIARTFQMRMGLLGIMGHV, from the coding sequence ATGACAACAGCACACATAAAGAAAGACATAACTTCTACAGAAGACATAAAACTTCTTATAGACCCCTTCTATGACAGCGTAAACGAAGATGAGTTGCTCGCGCCAATCTTTAACCAGGTTGCAAAAGTAGATTGGCAGCACCACCTGCCTACCATGTACAGCTTTTGGGGCTCATTGCTTATAGGAGGTATAGCTTACAATGGGCGTCCCTTCCCTAAGCATTTGAACCTGCCTATCAACAAAGAACACTTCGCTCGCTGGATAAGCCTCTTTACGCAGACGGTTGACGAGCTTTTTGAGGGTACTAAAGCTGAAGAAGCAAAACTTAAAGCCCACAGTATTGCCCGGACATTCCAGATGAGAATGGGATTATTAGGGATTATGGGTCATGTGTAA
- a CDS encoding RNA polymerase sigma factor, translating to MNTTTQMSDSALVSLYIAGNEGAFEQLVNRHKNKVYTTILLIVKDSYTAEDLMQDAFIKAIHTMKGGRYNEEGKFSSWICRIAHNLAIDHFRKEKRSPVITLEDGSNVFNTMSFSEDSAESLQIKEDTHARLRELIQTLPQSQREVLMMRHYAEMSFQEIADATGVSINTALGRMRYALINLRKKMLKSDIAYDKNLYSE from the coding sequence ATGAATACAACTACCCAGATGAGCGACTCTGCATTGGTATCGCTCTACATCGCAGGTAATGAAGGTGCGTTTGAACAGCTTGTAAACAGGCACAAAAACAAAGTCTACACTACTATTTTACTGATCGTAAAGGACTCGTATACCGCTGAGGATCTTATGCAGGATGCTTTTATCAAAGCTATCCATACCATGAAGGGCGGGCGATATAACGAGGAAGGCAAGTTCTCTTCGTGGATATGCCGCATTGCACATAACCTTGCAATCGACCATTTCCGTAAAGAGAAAAGGAGCCCGGTGATCACGCTGGAAGATGGCAGCAACGTGTTCAATACAATGTCTTTCTCTGAAGACTCCGCTGAGTCTCTGCAGATTAAAGAGGACACGCATGCCCGCTTGCGCGAGCTTATCCAAACGTTGCCACAGTCGCAGCGCGAAGTTCTGATGATGCGTCACTACGCTGAGATGAGCTTCCAGGAGATAGCCGACGCTACTGGCGTGAGCATCAACACTGCCCTGGGTCGTATGCGCTATGCGCTGATCAACCTGCGGAAAAAGATGCTTAAAAGTGATATTGCGTATGATAAAAACCTCTACTCAGAATGA
- the nth gene encoding endonuclease III, with translation MHKKERYKLLIEYFTQHFPEPETELAYSNPYELILAVVLSAQCTDKRVNMVTPALFEAYPTPEHLATATPEDIFPYIKSISYPNNKAKHLAGLGKMLVEKFDSEVPSTVEELVKLPGVGRKTANVIVSVIWNQPAMAVDTHVFRVSKRLGLVTKTAKTPLEVEKQLVANIPNELVSKAHHWLILHGRYICVARRPKCEECPLTHFCAFFQKNFPNIPDDPENKLGGI, from the coding sequence ATGCATAAAAAGGAACGTTACAAGCTCCTGATTGAGTACTTTACCCAACACTTTCCGGAGCCGGAAACTGAATTGGCTTATAGTAACCCCTACGAGCTGATACTGGCTGTAGTACTTAGCGCCCAGTGTACCGACAAACGTGTGAATATGGTAACTCCTGCCCTTTTTGAGGCTTACCCTACACCCGAGCACCTGGCAACAGCCACACCAGAGGATATTTTTCCCTACATTAAAAGTATATCCTATCCCAACAATAAAGCCAAGCACTTAGCTGGTTTGGGTAAGATGCTGGTGGAGAAATTTGACAGTGAAGTACCCAGCACGGTAGAGGAGTTGGTAAAACTACCGGGAGTTGGCCGTAAAACGGCTAATGTGATAGTATCAGTTATCTGGAACCAGCCAGCTATGGCTGTAGACACGCACGTGTTCCGGGTTAGCAAGCGTTTAGGTTTGGTAACCAAGACTGCTAAAACGCCACTAGAGGTGGAGAAGCAGTTAGTAGCCAACATACCAAATGAGCTGGTGTCAAAGGCACACCACTGGCTTATACTTCATGGCCGTTACATTTGCGTAGCCCGTAGACCTAAATGCGAGGAGTGCCCTCTAACTCATTTCTGCGCATTTTTCCAGAAGAACTTTCCAAACATTCCGGACGACCCGGAAAATAAGTTAGGTGGTATTTAA
- a CDS encoding glycosyltransferase family 4 protein codes for MHIALLNQHHHNPDCPATCRHYTYMEELVREHRVSLVASDGWRRIRISDNYSWVPEGVELHECIAPYSNKMGVRKRLKSFAGFAGSAFKKTMQLQKPDVLWAVSTPLSTPWVAAQVAKLRGVPWVFEVQDLWPSFPIQMGAVQNSWLQQRLYSMEKRLYESANHVITLSSDMSDYVASLGISREKITTNYNGTDLNMADAVQEQEVELLRKKYNLQGKKVALYAGTYGRANSIPTLMEAITYMASDDNIVFIFTGNGYYEPQLQDLAQRLPNMLLLPPQPRPEVFKLFKLADISLVTFNDLPVLASNSPAKFYDSLACGTPALVTNPGWTKAFVEKNNCGWYTPAEQPEALSQKLKQVLAQPQELQAAAANGAAIARQLFDRKQLIKQVEEQLLSAAAQPIY; via the coding sequence ATGCACATTGCCCTGCTGAATCAGCATCACCATAATCCTGATTGTCCCGCCACGTGCCGCCATTATACTTATATGGAGGAGCTGGTGCGCGAGCATAGGGTAAGCCTGGTGGCAAGCGACGGTTGGCGTAGAATTCGCATCTCCGACAACTATAGCTGGGTGCCGGAAGGGGTGGAGCTGCATGAGTGTATTGCGCCTTACTCAAACAAAATGGGGGTGCGTAAGCGCTTAAAATCGTTTGCAGGCTTTGCGGGTAGTGCATTTAAGAAAACCATGCAGCTGCAGAAGCCGGATGTGCTGTGGGCCGTGTCCACGCCACTAAGTACTCCATGGGTAGCAGCACAAGTGGCTAAGTTGCGGGGGGTGCCTTGGGTGTTTGAAGTGCAGGATCTATGGCCAAGCTTCCCAATACAGATGGGAGCAGTACAGAATAGTTGGTTACAGCAGCGGCTTTATAGTATGGAGAAGCGCTTATACGAAAGCGCCAACCACGTTATTACGCTCTCTTCCGACATGTCAGATTATGTTGCCAGCTTGGGTATCTCACGGGAGAAGATAACTACCAACTATAATGGTACTGACCTAAACATGGCAGATGCTGTGCAGGAACAAGAAGTAGAGTTACTGCGCAAGAAATACAATCTGCAGGGTAAAAAGGTGGCGCTATATGCTGGCACCTATGGCCGGGCAAACAGTATACCTACATTAATGGAGGCTATCACTTACATGGCTTCTGATGATAACATAGTCTTTATATTCACGGGCAACGGCTACTATGAGCCGCAGCTGCAAGACCTGGCACAGCGACTGCCTAATATGCTCTTGTTACCCCCGCAGCCCCGCCCTGAGGTGTTTAAGCTTTTCAAACTGGCAGATATCTCTCTTGTAACGTTCAATGATCTGCCTGTGCTGGCGAGTAACTCTCCTGCTAAATTCTATGACAGCCTTGCCTGCGGCACTCCAGCACTGGTTACCAACCCTGGGTGGACGAAAGCTTTTGTAGAGAAGAATAACTGTGGTTGGTACACGCCTGCTGAGCAGCCGGAGGCTTTATCTCAAAAGCTGAAGCAAGTGTTGGCTCAGCCACAAGAGCTGCAGGCTGCTGCTGCTAATGGCGCTGCTATAGCACGGCAGCTTTTTGATCGGAAGCAGCTGATAAAGCAGGTGGAAGAGCAGTTGCTTTCTGCTGCAGCGCAACCAATTTATTAA
- the gldB gene encoding gliding motility lipoprotein GldB, translating to MYYRLLILAILVLTFSCGDKGCGLPDEIAKIPVEVQIERLEKPFYEADTKADMASFLKAQPYFAKQYLQQNEYPSDSAFINPLFELSTNPALDSLAQQAMSTFSDMQEQEDQLEGAFKVLKHYYPEFEVPKVKTFVTGLGTLGNDLYVSDSLIVFGLDYFIGPEASYRPQAYDYILNRYEPDKMVPAAMLLLSNRFNKTNFGDRTLLAEMIGMGKAYYFVQSVLPCVQDSKIISYTDKEIADVAHNEGRIWAHFVEKELLFEKTPFVVNKYIGERPNTPEIDATAPGRIGTWVGWQIVRKYMERNPNVTLPELMAETDYRKIFDESKYKPEKKR from the coding sequence ATGTATTACAGATTACTTATACTTGCCATACTTGTATTAACCTTTAGCTGCGGCGATAAGGGCTGTGGACTGCCCGACGAAATTGCCAAGATACCTGTGGAAGTACAGATTGAGCGGCTGGAGAAGCCTTTTTATGAGGCAGACACAAAGGCCGACATGGCTTCTTTCCTGAAGGCGCAACCATACTTTGCAAAACAGTACCTACAGCAGAATGAATACCCTTCTGATTCTGCTTTTATCAATCCATTGTTTGAGCTTTCTACTAATCCTGCCCTTGACTCTCTGGCTCAGCAGGCCATGAGCACGTTTAGCGATATGCAAGAGCAGGAAGACCAGCTGGAGGGAGCTTTCAAAGTTCTAAAGCACTACTATCCTGAGTTTGAAGTGCCAAAGGTAAAAACCTTTGTAACAGGTTTAGGTACCTTAGGTAACGACTTATATGTGTCTGATAGCCTGATTGTGTTTGGTCTTGACTACTTTATTGGTCCGGAAGCGAGCTACAGACCACAGGCTTATGATTACATTTTAAATCGTTATGAGCCGGATAAGATGGTGCCTGCTGCTATGCTGTTGCTATCGAACCGCTTTAACAAGACTAATTTCGGCGACCGCACCCTTCTTGCAGAAATGATAGGAATGGGTAAAGCCTACTACTTTGTACAGTCGGTGCTGCCGTGTGTGCAAGACTCAAAAATCATATCTTATACCGATAAAGAAATTGCTGATGTAGCCCATAATGAAGGGCGCATCTGGGCACACTTTGTGGAGAAGGAGCTTTTGTTTGAGAAAACGCCTTTTGTGGTGAATAAGTATATTGGCGAGCGGCCTAATACACCTGAGATTGATGCCACTGCCCCTGGCCGCATAGGTACCTGGGTAGGCTGGCAAATTGTGCGTAAGTATATGGAGCGTAACCCCAATGTAACGCTGCCGGAGTTAATGGCTGAAACTGACTACCGCAAGATCTTTGATGAGTCGAAGTATAAGCCAGAAAAGAAACGGTAA
- a CDS encoding porin family protein, giving the protein MKKITLLLLFLCAGFTSMAQVEIGLQLSPTVSGNRFIAEDRYNFNKENNNLRLGVGVIADYFFAQNYAFSTGLMYRSKGAEISYTETDDSGVARSSKDDIAVQYIELPLTLKLFTNEVAPGTILYFQVGGSLNTKVAAQVNDKKVINGEKVIKRFNIFEADAKLGGGAEFQLGQSTKVFAGLTYHRGLTDIDDFYEKKFGDKNISVKNNGVSLDFGLKF; this is encoded by the coding sequence ATGAAGAAAATTACACTATTGCTTCTGTTTTTATGTGCCGGTTTTACATCCATGGCACAGGTTGAAATCGGTTTACAGCTGTCGCCAACTGTGTCCGGCAACCGCTTTATAGCCGAGGACAGGTACAACTTTAACAAGGAGAACAATAATCTGCGCCTTGGTGTAGGGGTTATTGCTGATTATTTCTTTGCTCAGAACTATGCCTTTAGCACCGGCCTTATGTACCGCAGCAAAGGCGCTGAAATCTCTTATACTGAAACTGATGACAGTGGTGTAGCCCGCTCTAGCAAGGATGATATTGCTGTGCAGTATATTGAATTACCACTTACTCTGAAACTTTTCACGAATGAAGTGGCCCCGGGCACCATTCTTTATTTCCAAGTTGGTGGCTCACTTAACACGAAAGTAGCTGCGCAGGTAAACGACAAAAAAGTAATCAATGGTGAGAAAGTAATAAAGCGCTTCAACATATTTGAGGCTGACGCCAAATTAGGTGGTGGCGCTGAGTTTCAGCTAGGGCAGAGCACAAAGGTATTTGCCGGCCTCACCTACCACCGTGGTCTTACCGATATCGATGACTTCTATGAGAAGAAGTTCGGCGACAAGAACATCTCTGTGAAGAATAACGGTGTATCACTTGACTTTGGTCTTAAGTTCTAG
- a CDS encoding Rne/Rng family ribonuclease produces the protein MSNELIINSTQDGDRIALLQDKRLVEYHFESKDTDYIVGDIFLGTVKKVMPGLNAAFIDIGYQKDAFLHYHDLGANIKTLNKYVKAAQTQKNATPKLNQVKFEPEIDKLGKIADVLKKGQQLLVQIVKEPISTKGPRLSCELSLAGRYLVLVPFSNTVSVSKKIVSKEERTRLKRLITSIKPENFGVIIRTVAEGRDVAELDRDLRNMLANWEEGFKTLRIAKPNDKVIGELNRSSSILRDLLNESFDNIVVDDTQLYDEIKAYVQSIAPERIKILKHYTGKTKTFEHFHIEKQLKAAFGKTVTIPGGGYLVIEHTEALHVIDVNSGNKSNTETDQEATALHVNMMAAKEVARQLRLRDIGGIIVVDFIDMKSPENRQKVYEVVKEEMKRDRSKSTILPISKFGLMQITRQRVRPEQNIVTGEVCPTCGGTGKTSASILVTDEIDAAVDDLLTSHNHRSLQVYLHPFVHAYYTKGLLSRQVKWFFKYFKWVSLIKDTSLGIMEFKVMDSRGEEIELRSAFSDMNGVQDKEEE, from the coding sequence TTGAGCAACGAGCTGATTATCAATTCTACTCAAGATGGGGATCGCATTGCGCTATTACAGGATAAAAGGCTAGTAGAATATCATTTCGAGTCGAAGGACACGGACTACATTGTAGGCGATATTTTCCTGGGCACTGTAAAAAAGGTAATGCCTGGACTGAACGCCGCCTTTATTGATATTGGTTACCAGAAGGATGCTTTTTTGCATTACCATGATCTGGGGGCCAATATTAAAACACTGAATAAGTATGTAAAGGCGGCGCAAACACAGAAGAACGCAACACCCAAGCTAAACCAGGTTAAATTTGAGCCTGAGATAGATAAACTCGGCAAAATAGCTGATGTGCTTAAAAAAGGACAGCAGCTGTTGGTGCAGATTGTAAAGGAGCCTATCTCAACAAAAGGTCCACGCTTATCCTGTGAGCTTTCTCTTGCCGGCCGATACCTGGTACTGGTGCCGTTTTCAAACACGGTAAGCGTATCTAAGAAGATCGTTAGCAAAGAGGAGCGGACTCGACTGAAACGCCTGATCACAAGTATAAAGCCGGAAAACTTCGGCGTGATTATTCGGACAGTGGCAGAAGGCCGCGATGTGGCAGAGCTCGACAGAGACCTGCGTAACATGTTAGCAAATTGGGAAGAGGGCTTCAAAACTCTCAGAATAGCAAAGCCAAACGACAAAGTTATTGGCGAGCTCAATCGTTCTTCCTCCATCTTGAGGGATTTATTAAACGAGAGCTTTGACAACATAGTAGTTGACGATACGCAGCTCTATGACGAGATCAAAGCATACGTGCAAAGTATAGCGCCTGAAAGAATAAAGATACTCAAGCACTATACTGGCAAAACTAAGACCTTTGAACACTTCCACATCGAGAAACAGCTAAAGGCTGCGTTCGGTAAAACGGTGACCATACCAGGTGGCGGATACCTGGTAATAGAGCACACCGAGGCACTGCATGTAATTGATGTGAACAGTGGGAACAAATCGAATACCGAGACCGATCAGGAAGCAACCGCACTGCACGTAAATATGATGGCCGCTAAAGAAGTGGCCCGCCAGCTGCGCCTCCGAGATATAGGTGGTATAATTGTAGTAGACTTCATCGATATGAAGTCGCCAGAAAACCGCCAGAAAGTATACGAGGTGGTAAAGGAGGAAATGAAGAGAGACCGTTCCAAGTCTACCATTCTTCCAATCTCGAAATTCGGCCTGATGCAGATCACAAGACAGCGTGTAAGGCCCGAGCAAAATATTGTAACCGGCGAAGTTTGCCCTACTTGTGGCGGCACCGGTAAAACATCTGCCAGTATTCTGGTAACAGACGAAATTGATGCAGCGGTAGACGACCTGCTGACAAGCCACAACCACAGGAGTCTGCAAGTATACTTACACCCGTTCGTGCATGCCTACTATACAAAAGGTTTGCTGTCGAGACAGGTAAAGTGGTTCTTTAAGTACTTTAAGTGGGTGAGCTTAATAAAAGACACCTCCCTTGGCATCATGGAATTTAAAGTGATGGACAGTAGAGGAGAGGAAATTGAATTGCGATCCGCCTTCAGCGACATGAATGGCGTGCAGGATAAAGAAGAAGAGTAA
- a CDS encoding tetratricopeptide repeat protein encodes MKRSQILIVIAAIALVAVLFFLPKVVVNNEDKDVAATETTAGVPEGHSEDDGHNHGAESGAATPEAHRTATPEQLMALTTTRAKYNKATDEQTRNRVAVELGEAYANAAKYDSAGYYYEIAAKARGGEKSYKRAGDAYYEAFTFAATQERANEMGAKARSMYEQVLKNNPSDHDAKTNVAMTYIATSNPMQGITMLREVIASDPNNEKALFNLGILSIQSNQYDRAVERFQKLVSVNPQHVEGTFYLAVSLAETGQTEEAKAMFNKVKGMSNDPALNTSVDEYLAKLK; translated from the coding sequence ATGAAACGGTCTCAAATATTGATAGTTATTGCAGCCATCGCTTTGGTGGCCGTTCTGTTCTTTTTGCCTAAAGTTGTTGTAAACAATGAGGATAAAGACGTTGCTGCCACTGAAACAACTGCTGGCGTGCCGGAAGGCCACTCAGAAGATGATGGCCACAACCACGGGGCAGAATCGGGAGCCGCAACGCCTGAAGCGCATAGAACTGCTACACCAGAGCAGCTGATGGCGCTTACAACTACACGTGCCAAGTATAACAAAGCTACCGATGAGCAGACACGCAACAGGGTAGCTGTTGAACTAGGCGAGGCTTACGCCAATGCTGCCAAGTATGACAGTGCTGGTTACTACTACGAGATTGCTGCGAAGGCCCGTGGAGGTGAGAAAAGCTACAAGAGAGCTGGAGACGCCTACTATGAGGCCTTTACGTTTGCTGCTACACAGGAGCGTGCCAACGAAATGGGGGCAAAAGCCCGTAGCATGTATGAGCAGGTACTGAAGAACAATCCTTCTGACCACGATGCCAAGACTAACGTAGCGATGACCTACATCGCGACTTCAAACCCGATGCAAGGTATAACAATGCTGCGTGAGGTTATTGCATCTGATCCTAACAATGAGAAGGCGTTGTTTAACTTAGGTATCCTCTCTATCCAGTCTAACCAGTATGACAGAGCTGTAGAGCGTTTTCAGAAGCTGGTTTCAGTTAACCCTCAGCACGTAGAAGGAACCTTCTACTTAGCTGTATCGTTGGCTGAGACGGGGCAAACCGAAGAAGCTAAGGCGATGTTCAATAAGGTGAAAGGCATGAGCAATGATCCTGCCCTGAACACCTCTGTTGATGAGTACCTGGCTAAGCTTAAGTAA
- a CDS encoding HU family DNA-binding protein, whose translation MTKAEVISEIADKTGIDKADVQSTIEAFFKVVKDSMADGNNIYVRGFGSFVNKKRAKKVARNISKNTSIIIDEHFIPSFKPSKTFIQKIKNSKKIQELTHS comes from the coding sequence GTGACTAAAGCAGAAGTAATATCAGAGATTGCTGATAAGACAGGGATTGATAAAGCAGATGTACAGTCTACAATCGAGGCTTTCTTCAAAGTGGTGAAGGACTCTATGGCTGATGGTAACAACATCTACGTGAGAGGTTTTGGTAGCTTTGTGAATAAGAAGCGTGCGAAGAAAGTAGCTCGTAACATTTCTAAAAACACATCTATCATTATCGACGAACACTTTATCCCAAGCTTCAAACCATCTAAGACCTTCATCCAGAAGATCAAAAACAGCAAAAAGATTCAGGAGTTAACGCATTCTTAA
- the mutY gene encoding A/G-specific adenine glycosylase, translating into MSSAPHAHFAQTLISWYGRHKRSLPWRDTTNPYFIWLSEVILQQTRVAQGLPYYERFIATYPTVEDLAAAPQDEVLRLWQGLGYYSRARNMHHTAQLVVEKYGGRFPDKYEELIKLKGVGSYTAAAIAAFAFREQVAVLDGNVFRVLARVFGITDDIAAPSSRKVFQKLADELVPKGEPDTYNQAIMEFGAVQCTPLMPDCLFCPLQQSCFAFSHGMVQELPVKSKAKAARPRFFHYITFELEGRFYLRKRLEGDIWQGLYDFYLYENDSKDLSLEQLLQELQEAGIPVQEAQLQPPQKEYKHILSHQKITARFYRIKLKADLKDEVLKETRLVPYNVQEIEALPKPVLISSYLKDAKILVYL; encoded by the coding sequence ATGTCATCTGCACCGCACGCGCACTTTGCGCAAACTCTTATTAGTTGGTATGGGCGCCACAAGCGTTCTTTACCTTGGCGCGACACAACTAATCCCTACTTTATCTGGCTTTCAGAAGTAATTCTGCAGCAAACACGTGTGGCACAAGGGCTTCCGTATTATGAGCGTTTTATTGCTACTTACCCTACGGTTGAAGACCTTGCGGCAGCCCCGCAAGACGAGGTACTCCGGCTATGGCAAGGATTAGGCTACTACTCCCGGGCCCGCAACATGCACCATACGGCCCAACTGGTTGTAGAGAAGTATGGAGGCCGGTTTCCAGACAAGTATGAGGAACTGATTAAGTTGAAGGGCGTGGGCAGCTACACTGCTGCAGCTATTGCGGCTTTTGCTTTCCGGGAGCAGGTGGCTGTACTTGATGGAAACGTTTTCCGGGTACTGGCACGCGTGTTTGGCATTACTGATGATATAGCGGCACCTTCGTCGCGCAAGGTATTCCAAAAGCTGGCAGATGAGTTAGTACCTAAAGGTGAGCCAGACACCTATAACCAAGCTATAATGGAGTTTGGCGCTGTACAATGTACCCCTTTGATGCCAGACTGCCTCTTCTGCCCCCTACAACAAAGCTGCTTCGCTTTTAGCCATGGCATGGTGCAGGAGTTGCCTGTAAAGTCGAAAGCAAAGGCTGCACGCCCACGGTTTTTCCACTATATTACTTTTGAACTGGAGGGAAGATTTTACCTGCGGAAGCGATTGGAAGGAGACATTTGGCAAGGCCTTTATGACTTTTACCTCTACGAGAATGACAGCAAAGACTTATCTTTGGAGCAACTTTTACAGGAATTGCAGGAAGCAGGCATCCCGGTGCAGGAGGCACAACTGCAACCGCCCCAAAAAGAATATAAACATATTCTAAGCCACCAGAAAATAACGGCCCGTTTTTATCGTATTAAGCTTAAAGCAGACCTAAAAGATGAAGTGCTAAAAGAAACAAGATTAGTACCTTATAACGTTCAAGAAATAGAGGCTTTACCTAAGCCAGTTTTGATCAGTAGCTATTTGAAAGATGCTAAGATTTTAGTATATTTATAA
- a CDS encoding single-stranded DNA-binding protein yields MASVNKAILVGNLGKDPEVRHLEGGVAVARFPIATSETFKDKNGQRQERTEWHNIVVWRGLAEVAEKYLRKGNSVYIEGRIRTNSYQDKDGVQRYSTEIVADNMTMLGGRSDNGGSGDYQGQGSTAASSGNYSGGATANKGGSPAGGFQSDEPDDLPF; encoded by the coding sequence ATGGCAAGTGTAAACAAAGCAATTCTGGTCGGAAACTTAGGTAAAGACCCAGAAGTACGTCACCTGGAAGGTGGTGTGGCAGTAGCTCGATTCCCAATCGCTACTTCCGAAACTTTCAAAGACAAAAACGGACAGCGCCAGGAGCGCACCGAGTGGCATAACATTGTAGTATGGAGAGGCTTGGCAGAGGTAGCTGAAAAGTACCTGCGCAAAGGCAATTCAGTATACATTGAAGGACGTATCCGTACGAACAGTTACCAGGATAAAGATGGTGTGCAGCGCTATAGCACTGAGATAGTGGCAGATAATATGACCATGCTTGGTGGCCGTAGCGATAACGGCGGAAGCGGCGACTACCAAGGCCAAGGATCCACTGCTGCCAGCAGCGGAAACTATAGCGGTGGCGCGACGGCTAACAAAGGCGGCAGCCCAGCCGGAGGATTCCAGAGCGACGAACCGGACGACCTGCCCTTCTAA
- the gldE gene encoding gliding motility-associated protein GldE, producing MTQLRVEYLIAILGGFILLLFSALTSGAEAAFFSLSEQELEQCKTSKRPAEQHVYRLLQNPRQLLTTILVFNNGINVAIITLFAYVAWQVFGTMTLSAGAMALCMLFATFFIVFCGEVLPKVYVQKHRMSLVRRMAGVLDRLQVIIRPASWLLTSINEYIEQKYIIRGYNHTIEELHHSLDVALINADTSPEERKILRGVVNFGAINVRQIMRPRVDIVAFSTTMTLQELMPEIVKWGYSRVPVYTENTDQIEGILYVKDLLPHLGKGEDFEWQQLVRPPFFVPETKRIADLFQDFKEKHVHMAIVVNEYGGTVGLLTLEDIVEEIVGEINDEFDDDDDIIYSQLDENTYIFDGKTSLHDFCKITEVPFDAFDEVKGDNETVAGLMLALFSRIPRVGDSAEYGRFHFTVESADTKRVKRIKINVASKKEQYHKVS from the coding sequence TTGACCCAGCTCAGGGTAGAATACCTGATCGCCATACTAGGCGGTTTCATTTTATTGCTGTTCTCGGCCCTGACTTCAGGGGCCGAGGCAGCTTTCTTCTCTCTTTCGGAGCAGGAGCTAGAGCAGTGCAAAACGAGCAAGCGCCCCGCTGAGCAACATGTGTACCGCCTCCTGCAGAACCCGCGTCAGCTTCTTACTACTATACTTGTTTTCAACAACGGCATTAATGTCGCCATCATTACGCTGTTCGCTTATGTAGCGTGGCAAGTGTTTGGCACCATGACGTTATCGGCTGGTGCAATGGCACTATGTATGCTATTTGCCACCTTCTTCATTGTTTTCTGTGGAGAGGTGTTGCCAAAAGTATATGTGCAGAAACACCGTATGTCGCTCGTACGCCGTATGGCCGGAGTGTTAGACAGGCTGCAGGTAATTATCCGCCCTGCCTCCTGGCTTCTTACCTCCATAAATGAGTACATCGAACAAAAGTATATTATCAGAGGCTACAATCACACCATAGAAGAGCTGCACCACAGCCTAGACGTGGCTCTGATAAATGCCGACACCTCTCCGGAGGAGCGCAAAATATTGCGTGGCGTTGTAAACTTCGGAGCCATCAATGTAAGGCAAATCATGCGCCCTCGCGTGGATATTGTAGCGTTCAGTACAACCATGACACTGCAGGAGCTAATGCCTGAGATTGTGAAATGGGGATACTCCCGGGTGCCAGTTTATACAGAGAACACAGACCAGATAGAGGGTATACTGTATGTAAAAGATCTTCTGCCACACCTGGGCAAAGGCGAAGACTTTGAATGGCAGCAGTTAGTACGCCCACCATTCTTTGTACCAGAGACAAAGCGCATCGCTGACCTTTTCCAGGATTTCAAAGAAAAGCATGTGCACATGGCCATTGTAGTAAATGAGTATGGAGGCACTGTAGGCTTACTTACCTTGGAGGACATTGTTGAGGAGATTGTGGGTGAGATTAACGACGAATTTGATGACGATGATGATATCATCTATTCTCAACTCGACGAAAATACCTATATCTTTGACGGCAAGACCTCGCTACATGACTTCTGCAAAATAACCGAGGTGCCATTTGATGCCTTTGATGAGGTAAAAGGTGATAACGAGACAGTAGCTGGTCTAATGCTGGCGCTGTTTTCCAGGATTCCGCGAGTGGGCGACTCAGCAGAGTATGGGCGCTTCCATTTCACGGTAGAGTCGGCGGACACAAAGCGCGTTAAACGAATTAAGATCAATGTCGCAAGCAAAAAAGAACAGTATCATAAAGTTAGTTAG